From the Achromobacter xylosoxidans A8 genome, the window TAATCTTTTGCCGGCAACCCCAGGCGCCGATGGCGGAACGCCTCGCGGATGACCCGCTTGATGGCGTTGCGCGTGCTGGCGTGGGCGGCGAACCGCTTGGCGATCACCAGGCCCAGGCGCGCACAGGCATCCTGGCCGGGAGGCAGATCATTGGGAGCGGCGCTCACAATGAAGAACGCCCCTCGGGCAAGACGCCGGCCTTTGAGGGCGGCGGCGAACTCGGAGGGGCGATGCAGCCGCGCCTCCGGCGGAAGCGTGGAGCGCGGCATGGACTGCAGGTCAGGCGTCAGGATTCCGGAAAAACCGGAAAACCAGGACTCAGACGGCCAGACGCTTGCGGCCCTTGGCGCGGCGAGCGTTCAGGATAGCGCGGCCAGCGCGGGTTTTCATGCGCACGCGAAAGCCATGGGTGCGCTTGCGGCGGGTAACGGAAGGTTGGTAGGTACGTTTCATGGACGATCCACAAAAAGAACAAAAGTCAGAAGGGA encodes:
- a CDS encoding ribonuclease P protein component is translated as MPRSTLPPEARLHRPSEFAAALKGRRLARGAFFIVSAAPNDLPPGQDACARLGLVIAKRFAAHASTRNAIKRVIREAFRHRRLGLPAKDYVVRLHSKVAPATLTALKRAARAEVDAHFERIAR
- the rpmH gene encoding 50S ribosomal protein L34, producing MKRTYQPSVTRRKRTHGFRVRMKTRAGRAILNARRAKGRKRLAV